The following is a genomic window from Bombina bombina isolate aBomBom1 chromosome 3, aBomBom1.pri, whole genome shotgun sequence.
taaaacacttaccatctgaagCAACATcttaacacaagcctgcaatctcccaactttgccCTCAGTCACCCCCTCTTCCATTCTCTGCACCCTGCCCCCACTAAGAATGAATTGGGtttccttattgtcttcctcacacctcactacctgcccacttaaacctattccttcacatcttataccttctctgtcttccaccagcactccagctcttactcacatatttaacctatccctttctaccggttcattcccatcttccttcaaacatgcaaagatcaccaatatcctcaaaaaaacctccaTCTACCCCAATTCtcatgcaaactaccgccccatagcactgcttccgctagcttcaaaagtcatTGAAAAACTAGGTTTTGATtccctaacccacttcctgtcctctaacttattgcttgaccccctgcgatctggcttccgtccccaacacttaactgagactgccctcaccaaggttaataACAATCTCCTTTCTActaaaaacaatggctactactctatactcatcttacttaacctctctgctgcctttgacactgttgaccatcccctcctcctatggactctctgtgacactgccctctcctggattcacttatatctctttaacaaatccttctctgtctcttttgctggtgactcctcctctccattgcctctctctgtcggagtacctcaaggctctgttctgggtcctttactcttctctatttacacttcttcactgggtaaacttatcaacagttatggcttcaactatcacctctatgttgatgatacccagatctacctatccaccccctTCACTCTCTCCGTCAATTCACACATCAGCAAAAAtgtatctggcatttcttcctggatggcctcttaccacctaaaaataaacttcCAAGACCGAGCTACTTCTAATACCTccttctaattctactccagtttcaaatgtttatatcactgttggcggcaccactatctccccatcaccccaagtctgctgccttggagtcacacttgactcaaatctgtcctttccAATCCAATTGcgctcttcatcctgccgcaatcacctacacaatatctccaaaattaagTCCGTTTCTGAGCTCTAAAACTACTAAACagttaatccactccctggtaatttcccgacttgacaactgtaataacctactaactggcctccctctctccccccttcaatctatcctaaatgcctctgccaggctaatccacctctcccgacactctgtatTCTACTGCACATCTCTGTGAGTcaattcactggctccccattcacagcagaattaaattcaaaattctcaccctgacctacaaagcccttaccaactctGCCCCACCCTCATTCAACAAATATActtcagcccgccccctaagatccaacaatgacatgCTCCTGGCATCCTCTACCATtatctcctcccatgctagactacatgaCTTCTCTCGTGTGACACCAACGCTCTGGAACGCActtctgagttgtcagactttcccctaacctgtcctcctttaaacgctccctaaagaccttcttgttcaggaaaGCTTATCACCCATCTCAGAAActaatgaatttcacttacctaacagtctcatctaactcctcactaacatcattctcaacctttgcagttcccacctcctgtttcccattctCCCACCCATCTAGagtttccacgggaatagggccctcaattccccctgtgttTGTCTGTTAAATTTTGTCTTATATGTTAATGTCTCACCGTTGTACTTTtaactttgtacccatggacagcgctgcggaatctgctggcactttataaattaataataataataataaaaaaccttatTTGCATACAAATGTCATAACAAAGCAAGCAGTAGGTTGTAGGGTAATTTAATCACTTTACAGTCAGTCATTCTTATTTTTGGACTTGTGCAACCTATATTTTTAGGCATAATATTTATGTTCCTATGTTTACAATATAATGAATGAATTTAAGTGAACAACTTATAATTTGCCCTACTTATTTTACTTACCTAAGCAATAAATTACACCATTAGCAACAACGAGCCCTGCACCTTCTCGCGCTGTTTGCATATCTCCTAGCATGCTCCACTGATCAATGTTGGGGTCATAGCGCTCCAAGCTAGTATGACGACGGCTACCATCAAACCCACCTGAAACGTAGATCATGTCTGGGGGGAAATTATTTTGCGAAGTGATTAAAAAGCAGGATTCCCCCATACCCATAAGTATAATAAACCTTATTTGCATACAAATGTCATAACAAAGCAAGCACTAGGTTGTAGGGTAATTTAATCACTTTACAGTCTTTCTTATTTTTGAACTTGCTCAACCTATATTTTCAGGCATAATATTTATGTTCCTATGTTTACAATAATGAATTAATTTAAGTGAACAACTTTGACCTACTTATTTTACTTACCCAAGCCAAACCACATATACAAAGCCAAACCACATAGCAACACCTTGCAATAAAGAAGACATAAGCTCTTTAATATTTAACTGAAAAGCTGATTAATGGATAATGTTTCTTGCTTTTATGTAaccttaaataaattaacaaacgtAGCATAAACTGTAAATGTAACTGACCTCCTAGAGTGGTAGCCCCTGCTAACCCTCGTCTCACATTCATGGGGGCTACAGAATACCAGACCCCATCCTCTTCTGAAGTGTAATCTAAACACTCCACTGAGCTAAGACGTGAGCGCCCATCATATCCACCAATCACATAGACTCGATCTCCAAGTGACACAGTAGCCACATAACGTCGCTTACGAGTGATACTCTGAAAGTAAGGTTgaaaaatttggtaaaaatctgttaaAAAGCAGATTTGATATATATTGCATGGACTATGTTTTTTAAAGAAATGAAATAATCAAAAATGCAATCTCACTTACCGGAAGGAAGCTCCATTCTTGAGTCTTGGGATCATATTTTTCCACAACATCTATAGGAGATTGTTGACTACCAAATCCACCAATAACAAGAAGAACCTCATTAGCACCTGTAACAAAGACCTCTTATGACATCAAAGAAATGTAAATGGTCTTTACATGGACTATTTTAAATACGTACTTAGATACTCACCCAATCTTGCCCTGGTTCTAGGTCCCTGCATTTGGCTTCTCAGCTCTGGGCGCAGATGAAATTTTTTTGCTTCATCTACTAGGTCTCTGCACTGCAAACTGCAACGTATGAGGGGCTAGAAGAGTCCAAACAAGTCACTACAGAGCAACATAACATGGCAGGGGCAACGTTTATAGAAGTTAAAGAAACATTATAGACAAAATTGAAATCTGcatcaagacatttctgttttagaCATATTGTTGCAATGCACAAACGTTTTCTGAAAAGGTTTTTACTGTTTTAAATAGTCTTTATTGTGCAATGAACATATAGAGCACCCCAATCAACAGATTGAACCAGTTCAAAAAAGAGACGTTGATTGACATTGTAGTCACAATAAaaatgcacatttaaaaatagtattGTGCTGTAAGATTGTAATTTTTAATGTACCTCTGTGTCAATTACATCTGTAATGTAACGTGGAGTCAGTAAAGGCATGCGGACATATTGAAGAAGTTGAGGAAGTGACTTCTCACGCTGTTGCTTGCTGTGTCTTACCCAGTTTATAACAGCTTCAAACACTGGCTCCTCCGAATctatctacagaaaaaaaaaaatgaattaaaggcTCAATATCTACAACATGGTCCATGTGATTCACCCTGAAGCTCAGGTGGGTGAGAATCAATTGTGCTTGCCGTACTGCCAAAGTTAGCAATTAGATCAGGTATCTATAAAAATGTCATGGTACCTGAATCTCATCGCAACAGATTAGCTTCTCTACCTCCTCCTGCTGCAAAAGTATAAATTCTTCATGTTGTACAACCTCTGGGAAGTGCTTCTGGCTATAAACCTCAGCCGCCTCCATCAGGTCAAGGCAGTTATGAGTCTCTGCAAAGTCTCGTATCCCCAGACAGTTTGATGGATCAAGCTGAGACTCGAGAAAGTCACAACACGCCTGTTTCACACCTATAGAACATACACATACCTCATGAAAAGGAATAAGCTAACAATTCTACCAGCATAACCAATTttgagacattatatatatatattacacacacacatacaaaacacgggtggggtcagcactctaaggccgccggaccgggtacacatcctatgacactgcaacatgcacagacctgggtgcaaaccagcactctcaggaagctgcactgtcaccagagccacaggcagttaaccccagacaggcctgggtgcaaggcccaaaaagggaaaattacaaaaaaataatacattaatataacacacagaaaaagtccagcactcactcacaagctctcaactaagataaaaagcagcaatggaagagttagttaccgcatctggccaaatgggaaaagcccaggtacctcgtcaaggtctcttcgaaaaaacctgggtccctaaacagccacacaatgcaggctcacaattaaacaactgtgaaaaaaagcaactgtgaaaaaatggagggacccaggtttttttttggaagagaccttgacgaggtacctgggcttttcccatttggccagatgcagtaactaactcttgcattgctgctttttatcttagttgagagcttgtgagtgagtgctggaccttttctgtgtgaatatatatatatgtatatgtatatatatatatatatata
Proteins encoded in this region:
- the KLHL12 gene encoding kelch-like protein 12 isoform X1 — translated: MAPKDMMTNSHAKSILNTMNSLRKSHTLCDVTLRVDYKDFPAHRIVLAACSDYFCAMFTSELSERGKPYVDIQGLTSSTMEILLDFVYTETVHVTVENVQELLPAACLLQLKGVKQACCDFLESQLDPSNCLGIRDFAETHNCLDLMEAAEVYSQKHFPEVVQHEEFILLQQEEVEKLICCDEIQIDSEEPVFEAVINWVRHSKQQREKSLPQLLQYVRMPLLTPRYITDVIDTEPLIRCSLQCRDLVDEAKKFHLRPELRSQMQGPRTRARLGANEVLLVIGGFGSQQSPIDVVEKYDPKTQEWSFLPSITRKRRYVATVSLGDRVYVIGGYDGRSRLSSVECLDYTSEEDGVWYSVAPMNVRRGLAGATTLGDMIYVSGGFDGSRRHTSLERYDPNIDQWSMLGDMQTAREGAGLVVANGVIYCLGGYDGLNILSSVERYDPHTGHWSHVTPMATKRSGAGVSLLNDHIFVVGGFDGTAHLSSVEAYNIRTDSWTTMTSMTTPRCYVGATVLRGRLYSIAGYDGNSLLNSVECYDPVINNWEVVTSMATQRCDAGVCVLREK
- the KLHL12 gene encoding kelch-like protein 12 isoform X2, with amino-acid sequence MAPKDMMTNSHAKSILNTMNSLRKSHTLCDVTLRVDYKDFPAHRIVLAACSDYFCAMFTSELSERGKPYVDIQGLTSSTMEILLDFVYTETVHVTVENVQELLPAACLLQLKGVKQACCDFLESQLDPSNCLGIRDFAETHNCLDLMEAAEVYSQKHFPEVVQHEEFILLQQEEIDSEEPVFEAVINWVRHSKQQREKSLPQLLQYVRMPLLTPRYITDVIDTEPLIRCSLQCRDLVDEAKKFHLRPELRSQMQGPRTRARLGANEVLLVIGGFGSQQSPIDVVEKYDPKTQEWSFLPSITRKRRYVATVSLGDRVYVIGGYDGRSRLSSVECLDYTSEEDGVWYSVAPMNVRRGLAGATTLGDMIYVSGGFDGSRRHTSLERYDPNIDQWSMLGDMQTAREGAGLVVANGVIYCLGGYDGLNILSSVERYDPHTGHWSHVTPMATKRSGAGVSLLNDHIFVVGGFDGTAHLSSVEAYNIRTDSWTTMTSMTTPRCYVGATVLRGRLYSIAGYDGNSLLNSVECYDPVINNWEVVTSMATQRCDAGVCVLREK